From a region of the Brachionichthys hirsutus isolate HB-005 chromosome 9, CSIRO-AGI_Bhir_v1, whole genome shotgun sequence genome:
- the s1pr3a gene encoding sphingosine 1-phosphate receptor 3a has protein sequence MVNLLQEGMNPVIVSHYNHSGKWDRPRGGGACKMAVLLIICVLIVLENVTVLLALWRNKRFHSRMYFLIGNLALSDMLAGVAYVVNIFTSGRNTFFLTPVQWLAREGSMFVALSASTFSLLAIGIERHMTMVRLRPCETAGRGRLLGLLAACWLVSVLLSALPSLGWNCLNNMASCSTVLPLYAKSYVAFCTSVFSALLVAIIILYIRIYRLVTSSGRRVSSRPSERSLALLRTVVIVLGVFVICWTPLFLLLLLDVGCSPDNCPVLYQVDWFIALAVLNSALNPLIYTLSSREMRAAFFRLLCCCLTSMESTGTPGVGNLHLGTVIPTAENSKTSFGGGGGSGEGKSTLNRGKVPKSMNSDGKHGAPSAAAPPHPSGPADLLSAVLVKAGALPLSKF, from the coding sequence ATGGTGAACCTACTGCAGGAAGGCATGAATCCTGTCATCGTCAGCCATTACAACCACTCTGGGAAGTGGGACCGGCctcgcggcggcggcgcctgCAAGATGGCCGTGCTGCTCATCATCTGCGTGCTGATCGTCCTGGAGAACGTCACCGTCCTCCTCGCTCTCTGGAGGAACAAGCGCTTCCACAGCCGCATGTACTTCCTGATTGGAAACCTGGCGCTGTCCGACATGCTGGCGGGAGTGGCCTACGTGGTGAACATCTTCACCTCAGGACGCAACACCTTCTTCTTGACGCCGGTGCAGTGGCTGGCCAGAGAAGGGAGCATGTTCGTGGCCCTCAGCGCTTCCACCTTCAGCCTCCTGGCCATTGGGATTGAGCGGCACATGACCATGGTTCGTTTGCGTCCGTGCGAGACGGCAGGCAGGGGGAGGCTCCTCGGCCTGCTGGCGGCCTGCTGGCTGGTATCGGTGCTGCTCAGCGCCCTGCCCAGCCTGGGCTGGAACTGCCTGAACAATATGGCCTCCTGCTCCACAGTGCTGCCGCTCTACGCTAAGAGCTACGTGGCCTTCTgcaccagcgtgttcagcgccCTCTTGGTGGCCATCATCATCCTCTACATTAGGATCTACCGCCTGGTGACCTCCAGTGGCCGTAGGGTGAGCAGCCGGCCTTCAGAGCGTTCACTGGCCCTGCTGCGGACGGTCGTTATTGTCCTTGGGGTGTTTGTCATCTGCTGgacccccctcttcctcctgctgcttctggatGTCGGCTGCAGTCCAGACAATTGCCCCGTGCTCTACCAGGTGGACTGGTTCATCGCTCTGGCTGTCCTCAACTCTGCCCTCAACCCCCTGATATACACCCTGTCCAGCCGGGAGATGAGGGCGGCGTTCTTCcgcctgctgtgctgctgtctGACCAGCATGGAGTCCACTGGGACACCGGGAGTGGGCAACCTCCACCTCGGCACAGTCATCCCCACAGCGGAGAACAGCAAGACCAGTTTCGGTGGAGGAGGGGGCAGTGGGGAAGGCAAGTCCACGCTGAATAGAGGGAAGGTTCCCAAATCGATGAACTCCGATGGCAAGCACGGAGCTCCCTCGGCCGCCGCGCCGCCGCATCCCTCTGGGCCGGCAGACCTGCTTTCAGCTGTGCTGGTGAAGGCAGGCGCTCTGCCGCTCAGCAAATTCTGA